The proteins below come from a single Onychomys torridus chromosome 18, mOncTor1.1, whole genome shotgun sequence genomic window:
- the Tmem151b gene encoding transmembrane protein 151B produces the protein MSPPGSAAGESAGGGGGGGGSGVPEEPMAAADEGPAREEQRPIQPSFTKSLCRESHWKCLLLSLLMYGCLGAVAWCHVTTVTRLTFSSAYQGNSLMYHDSPCSNGYVYIPLAFLLMLYAVYLVECWHCQARHELQHRVDVSSVRERVGRMQQATPCIWWKAISYHYVRRTRQVTRYRNGDAYTTTQVYHERVNTHVAEAEFDYARCGVRDVSKALVGLEGAPATRLRFTKCFSFASVEAENAYLCQRARFFAENEGLDDYMEAREGMHLKNVDFREFMVAFPDPARPPWYACSSAFWAAALLTLSWPLRVLAEYRTAYAHYHVEKLFGLEGPGSASSAGGGLSPSDELLPPLTHRLPRVNTVDSTELEWHIRSNQQLVPSYSEAVLMDLAGLGGRCGGAGGGGYAPTCRYGGVGGPGAAGVAPYRRSCEHCQRAVSSSSIFSRSALSICASPRAGQGPGASAGCGGSRFSLGRLYGSRRSCLWRSRSGSVNEASCPTEQTRLSSQASMRDDEDEDDEEEAGPPPPYHDALYFPVLIVHRQEGCLGHSHRPLHRHGSCVETSL, from the exons CAACGACCCATCCAGCCCTCTTTCACCAAATCTCTCTGCCGTGAGTCCCACTGGAAGTGCCTCCTGCTCTCGCTGCTCATGTACGGCTGCCTGGGGGCAGTGGCCTGGTGCCATGTCACCACAGTGACCCGCCTCACCTTCAGCAGCGCCTACCAGGGCAATAGCCTCATGTACCATGACAGCCCCTGCTCCAATGGCTACGTCTACATCCCCCTGGCCTTCCTGCTCATGTTGTACGCGGTCTACCTGGTGGAGTGTTGGCACTGCCAGGCCCGCCACGAGCTGCAGCACCGAGTGGACGTGAGCAGTGTTCGGGAGCGTGTGGGCCGGATGCAGCAGGCCACCCCCTGCATCTGGTGGAAGGCCATCAGCTACCACTACGTGCGGCGAACTCGGCAGGTCACCCGGTACCGCAACGGAGACGCTTACACTACCACCCAG GTCTACCACGAGCGTGTCAACACACACGTGGCGGAGGCCGAGTTCGACTACGCACGCTGTGGCGTCCGGGACGTGTCCAAGGCGCTAGTGGGGCTGGAGGGTGCGCCGGCCACGCGGCTGCGCTTCACCAAGTGCTTCAGCTTCGCCAGCGTGGAGGCGGAGAACGCGTACCTGTGCCAGCGCGCACGCTTCTTCGCCGAGAACGAGGGCTTGGATGACTACATGGAGGCTCGAGAGGGCATGCATCTCAAGAACGTGGACTTCCGCGAGTTCATGGTGGCCTTCCCGGACCCGGCCCGACCACCCTGGTACGCCTGCTCGTCGGCTTTCTGGGCCGCGGCGCTGCTCACGCTGTCGTGGCCGCTGCGCGTGCTGGCCGAGTACCGCACGGCGTACGCGCACTACCACGTGGAGAAGCTCTTCGGCCTGGAGGGGCCGGGCTCGGCCAGCAGCGCGGGCGGCGGCCTGAGTCCCAGCGACGAGCTGCTGCCCCCGCTCACTCATCGCCTGCCGCGGGTCAACACGGTGGACAGCACCGAGCTCGAGTGGCACATCCGTTCCAATCAGCAGCTGGTCCCCAGCTACTCGGAAGCGGTGCTCATGGACCTGGCTGGGCTGGGCGGGCGCTGCGGCGGGGCAGGGGGCGGTGGCTACGCGCCCACGTGTCGCTACGGCGGGGTGGGTGGCCCGGGCGCGGCGGGCGTGGCCCCGTACCGGCGAAGCTGCGAGCACTGTCAGCGAGCGGTCAGCAGCTCGTCCATCTTCTCGCGCAGTGCGCTGAGCATCTGCGCCAGCCCGCGGGCCGGCCAGGGGCCCGGAGCCAGTGCGGGATGCGGGGGCAGCCGCTTCTCGCTCGGTCGCCTCTACGGCTCCCGGCGCAGCTGCCTGTGGCGCAGCCGGAGCGGGAGTGTCAACGAGGCGAGCTGCCCCACGGAGCAGACGCGTCTGTCCAGCCAGGCCAGCATGCGGGACGACGAGGACGAGGACGACGAGGAGGAGGCCGGGCCACCGCCGCCCTACCACGATGCCCTCTACTTCCCAGTCCTCATCGTCCATCGCCAGGAGGGGTGTCTGGGCCACAGTCACCGGCCACTGCACCGCCATGGCTCCTGCGTGGAGACCTCACTGTGA